One stretch of Nakamurella alba DNA includes these proteins:
- a CDS encoding CTP synthase gives MPQQARTTKHIFVTGGVASSLGKGLTASSLGRLLTSRGLRVTMQKLDPYINVDPGTMNPFQHGEVFVTEDGAETDLDIGHYERFLDRELSADANVTTGKIYSRVIARERRGEYLGDTVQVIPHITNEIKERIIAMSAAVRAAGDPGGGPAVAPDVVITEIGGTVGDIESLPFLEAARQVRHDLGRDNVFFLHVSLVPYLAPSGELKTKPTQHSVAALRNIGIQPDALVCRSDREIPEALKRKISLMCDVDAEAVVATPDAPSIYDIPKVLHTEGLDAYVVRRLGLSFKDVDWTLWGDLLERVHHPLETVRIALVGKYIDLPDAYLSVTEALRAGGFGNRAKVEIVWVPSDSCETAAGAAAALADVQGILIPGGFGVRGIEGKIGAIRHARVNRIPLLGICLGLQCVVIEAARHLAGLGGANSAEFDVNAADPVIATMADQTDVVSGAKDMGGTMRLGAYPAKLREGSLAAEIYGGVAVSERHRHRYEVNNAYRDQLEAAGLRLSGISPDSSLVEFVELDRDVHPFYIATQAHPEFKSRPTRPHPLFFSFIRAALDYLESERLPLDGPDAAAADNPATSGDAVTSGSHS, from the coding sequence TTGCCGCAGCAGGCGCGCACGACCAAGCACATCTTCGTCACCGGCGGTGTGGCCTCGTCCCTCGGCAAGGGCCTGACCGCCTCCAGCCTCGGCCGGCTGCTGACCTCGCGCGGACTGCGGGTCACCATGCAGAAGCTCGACCCGTACATCAATGTCGATCCGGGCACGATGAACCCGTTCCAGCACGGTGAGGTCTTCGTCACCGAGGACGGCGCCGAGACCGACCTGGACATCGGGCACTACGAGCGGTTCCTGGACCGCGAGCTGTCCGCGGACGCCAACGTCACCACCGGCAAGATCTACTCCCGGGTGATCGCCCGCGAGCGCCGCGGCGAATACCTCGGCGACACCGTCCAGGTCATCCCGCACATCACCAACGAGATCAAGGAACGGATCATCGCCATGTCGGCGGCGGTCCGCGCGGCCGGGGATCCGGGCGGTGGGCCCGCCGTGGCGCCGGACGTCGTGATCACCGAGATCGGTGGCACCGTCGGCGACATCGAGTCGCTGCCGTTCCTCGAGGCGGCCCGGCAGGTCCGGCACGACCTGGGCCGGGACAACGTCTTCTTCCTGCACGTCTCGCTGGTCCCGTACCTGGCGCCGTCGGGCGAGCTCAAGACCAAGCCGACCCAGCATTCGGTGGCCGCGCTGCGGAACATCGGCATCCAGCCCGACGCGCTGGTCTGCCGCTCGGACCGGGAGATCCCGGAGGCGCTCAAGCGCAAGATCTCGCTGATGTGCGACGTGGACGCCGAGGCGGTGGTCGCCACCCCGGACGCGCCGTCGATCTACGACATCCCGAAGGTGCTGCACACCGAGGGCCTGGACGCCTACGTCGTGCGCCGGCTCGGGCTGTCCTTCAAGGACGTGGACTGGACGCTGTGGGGCGACCTGCTCGAGCGGGTCCACCACCCGCTGGAGACGGTGCGCATCGCGCTGGTCGGCAAGTACATCGACCTGCCGGACGCGTACCTGTCGGTGACCGAGGCGCTGCGAGCCGGCGGGTTCGGCAACCGGGCCAAGGTGGAGATCGTCTGGGTGCCCTCCGACAGCTGCGAGACCGCGGCCGGCGCGGCCGCGGCGCTGGCCGACGTGCAGGGCATCCTGATCCCCGGCGGCTTCGGTGTGCGCGGTATCGAGGGCAAGATCGGCGCGATCCGGCACGCCCGGGTCAACCGGATCCCTTTGCTGGGCATCTGTCTCGGCCTGCAGTGCGTCGTCATCGAGGCGGCCCGGCACCTGGCCGGCCTCGGCGGCGCCAACTCCGCCGAGTTCGACGTCAACGCCGCCGACCCGGTGATCGCCACCATGGCCGACCAGACCGATGTGGTCTCCGGCGCCAAGGACATGGGCGGCACCATGCGGCTCGGTGCCTACCCGGCGAAGCTGCGCGAGGGCAGCCTGGCTGCCGAGATCTACGGTGGGGTGGCGGTGTCCGAGCGGCACCGGCACCGTTACGAGGTCAACAACGCCTACCGGGACCAGCTGGAGGCGGCCGGTCTGCGGCTCTCCGGCATCTCCCCGGACAGCTCGCTGGTGGAGTTCGTCGAGCTCGACCGCGACGTGCACCCGTTCTACATCGCCACCCAGGCGCACCCCGAGTTCAAGTCTCGCCCGACCCGCCCGCACCCGCTGTTCTTCTCCTTCATCCGGGCCGCGCTGGACTACCTGGAGTCCGAGCGGCTGCCGCTGGACGGCCCGGACGCGGCGGCTGCTGACAACCCGGCGACCTCCGGCGACGCGGTGACCTCCGGCTCGCACTCGTGA
- a CDS encoding copper transporter encodes MISMRYHIVSLAAVFLALALGIVLGATKISSPILGGLQSETTTLSAEKDELTTENASLAQRVTGDETFAGSVANLAVRGTLPDSTVVLLTTSDADPSDRDAILSLLARSGAKVTAQIQLTAAFTDPSRSSELASLASRSLPAGAKLPESTDTGAIAGGLLGSVLLTDKDGKATVKAEEATAALSAFASAGFLQTTGTVTAGRLVVLLTGAPATGGVETDKATLLADFAAQLKSSSGGVVLAGRQGSETADGAVGAVRADTAASSLVTTVDNVDTASGRLATVLGLVEQNGGGVGRYGFAGNAQAQIPALAVG; translated from the coding sequence ATGATCTCCATGCGGTACCACATCGTCTCGCTCGCGGCGGTGTTCCTCGCGCTCGCCCTCGGCATCGTGCTGGGCGCCACCAAGATCTCCTCGCCGATCCTCGGCGGGCTGCAGAGCGAGACCACCACGCTGTCGGCCGAGAAGGACGAGCTCACCACCGAGAACGCCTCGCTCGCCCAGCGGGTCACCGGTGACGAGACCTTCGCCGGTTCCGTCGCCAACCTCGCCGTCCGCGGCACTCTGCCGGATTCCACCGTGGTGCTGCTGACCACCAGCGACGCCGACCCCTCGGACCGGGACGCGATCCTGTCGCTGCTGGCCCGCTCCGGCGCCAAGGTCACCGCGCAGATCCAGCTGACCGCGGCCTTCACCGATCCGTCGCGGTCCTCGGAACTGGCCTCGCTCGCCTCCCGGTCGCTGCCGGCCGGCGCGAAGCTGCCGGAGTCCACCGACACCGGTGCGATCGCCGGCGGTCTGCTCGGCTCGGTGCTGCTGACCGACAAGGACGGCAAGGCCACGGTCAAGGCCGAGGAGGCCACCGCGGCGCTGTCCGCCTTCGCCTCCGCGGGCTTCCTGCAGACGACCGGCACCGTCACCGCCGGTCGCCTGGTGGTGCTGCTCACCGGTGCCCCGGCGACCGGTGGCGTGGAGACCGACAAGGCGACCCTGCTGGCCGATTTCGCCGCCCAGCTCAAGTCGTCCTCGGGCGGCGTGGTGCTCGCCGGGCGGCAGGGCTCGGAGACCGCCGACGGCGCCGTGGGCGCGGTCCGCGCCGACACCGCGGCCAGCTCGCTGGTCACCACCGTCGACAACGTGGACACCGCCTCCGGCCGGCTGGCCACCGTCCTCGGCCTGGTCGAGCAGAACGGCGGCGGCGTCGGCCGCTACGGCTTCGCCGGCAACGCCCAGGCGCAGATCCCGGCCCTCGCGGTCGGCTGA